A genomic window from Lineus longissimus chromosome 17, tnLinLong1.2, whole genome shotgun sequence includes:
- the LOC135501625 gene encoding uncharacterized protein LOC135501625 yields MEVMDTDDSGSTKKSLCTEVKKNEKSVCATIDITPVSIICDREQAGIDVTRPTLGSSNTGTGMPAEERAHTDVRMTTAESSDMTVAESSNNKSDKIDAFICKDTAERLSTEKCDKDLGKIAELTMDTTMMESLGLRRVCSTDTVKTGLDLSQNAPEKVVPGFAEKPVTVCGENKVCDFTVSFLESTQRMMQFAEILYKCKLCTSLPSILTSKDNFLMHVKDFHLKGNSADDFDCDDCDLKFRTLEDLKLHFRVCHGSCEKNETYTSYNCAKNSTSSVSNINLFSLRDSKSSDFCDMDRSSSESETESDDLNIIGPSSNVSNCEIQSSKPKMFNFSGGRGTKTRKRKSVPNRLMDSTTGIEISRCDIGENLTVKNVKVEPCDSNDYHGNSTSVDPGSVFGESEVNRKRTMVHILSPGQQTHTIHWGRGPSYVNSDEKVETSEPVCKKIKILDKVVKIPNPNCAEENSTDSDKVECQSSSADADGPLQSTPLMQPIPAIHDMQKYSKYLSRKSFFNMAAHQKLKSSAIYNLISTHMQKDTVTGSHGNREDESQRESAQHNVQQNVQESVPKTAQQNVQKNTQEKVARSPNFHILSASDRLKSFIKHKSDDLLKRRTGTKTNPVEQNVKAYVQMEPEDFSSTSANFSSHRKNETSSLHKTCGSLPANCSAKCTVSSGPEGQHSDSVADKFQKCSHDSSTSGPKQEKSMTSSAASTATTSNQDLDLLKTNPLPLLNMPTGASYKCFQCDEYFTDFSAYCSHYKRMHDSDMPYGTPIPKMEQCIALVKAIQTLLVATHSGYVSRDSILKEAAKEIGSTQVESWGAACNRAVKEVFPYSQTHRKGKYKDTYYFGVKFVEASDTAEDTDEEKSVPPGDNLWGNRQPKSSAKESCVDWEKIHRVLPDLVAWRGDEDAKVPRADLIALLRYSLKELDTSSSNWGWQCNRAVRLFFPEVVIERRGKHKHTYYQGLCYKEPAAVEAKLADISSKWKDTSHDEVDDVYTGLHSNEEVDSKSENSDPTDSELVMDEDYAMKEAADSEAHKSLKLRVCRAVANTKGPLTTPRAVQKKLNNVSTVIVTAMLKELSAEGYGTIQQPLQPRGRNKVVFFKSYPGTMREVDLLSGTGISAVTYKENFRDLSDPPIRGMYHRHPQIGLMTDFINI; encoded by the exons ATGGAGGTAATGGATACTGATGACAGTGGTTCTACTAAAAAGTCACTTTGTACTGAAGTGAAGAAAAATGAGAAATCTGTTTGTGCTACCATTGACATCACGCCAGTCAGTATCATTTGTGACAGGGAGCAAGCTGGTATTGACGTGACCAGGCCAACTTTGGGGAGCTCAAATACTGGCACTGGTATGCCAGCTGAAGAGAGAGCCCACACTGATGTGAGAATGACTACTGCAGAGAGCTCGGATATGACTGTTGCAGAGAGCTCCAACAACAAATCTGATAAAATTGATGCATTTATATGTAAGGATACTGCTGAAAGACTGTCCACAGAAAAATGTGATAAAGATCTAGGGAAAATTGCTGAGTTGACAATGGATACTACCATGATGGAATCTCTTGGCCTGCGGCGTGTTTGTTCAACTGATACTGTGAAAACTGGTCTAGATTTATCACAGAATGCTCCTGAAAAAGTTGTTCCTGGTTTTGCAGAAAAACCAGTTACTGTTTGTGGAGAAAACAAAGTGTGTGATTTCACAGTAAGTTTTTTGGAGTCGACACAACGTATGATGCAATTTGCAGagattttatacaaatgtaaGCTCTGCACATCTTTACCTTCAATTCTCACCTCGAAAGATAACTTCCTCATGCACGTGAAGGATTTTCACCTAAAGGGAAACTCTGCTGATGATTTCGACTGTGATGACTGCGATTTGAAATTCCGAACTTTGGAGGATTTGAAGCTGCATTTTCGTGTTTGCCATGGTTCCTGTGAGAAGAATGAGACATATACCAGTTACAATTGTGCCAAGAACTCTACAAGTTCTGTTTCTAATATCAATCTGTTTTCTTTGCGTGATTCGAAGTCCTCTGATTTCTGTGATATGGACAGGAGTAGTAGTGAAAGTGAAACCGAATCTGATGATTTGAACATCATTGGCCCGTCCTCGAATGTATCCAATTGTGAAATTCAAAGTTCTAAACCCAAAATGTTCAATTTTTCTGGTGGGCGGGGGACTAAAACACGCAAAAGGAAGTCTGTTCCAAACAGACTAATGGATAGTACGACTGGTATTGAAATTAGTCGTTGtgatattggtgaaaatttgactgtcaaaaatgtcaaagttgAGCCATGTGATTCAaatgattaccatggtaactcGACCTCTGTTGACCCAGGTAGTGTGTTTGGCGAATCAGAAGTTAACCGAAAGAGGACAATGGTGCATATTCTTAGTCCTGGGCAACAGACTCACACCATACACTGGGGACGAGGTCCGTCGTATGTCAATTCGGATGAAAAGGTTGAAACATCTGAACCCGTTTGCAAAAAGATAAAAATTCTCGACAAGGTTGTAAAAATTCCTAACCCAAATTGTGCGGAGGAAAATTCAACTGATTCTGATAAAGTAGAGTGTCAGTCGTCCTCTGCGGATGCTGATGGTCCATTACAAAGCACACCTTTGATGCAGCCTATTCCTGCAATTCATGACATGCAGAAGTATTCGAAGTATCTGTCACGGAAGTCgtttttcaatatggcggcaCATCAGAAATTAAAGTCGTCTGCGATCTACAACTTGATCTCCACTCATATGCAAAAGGACACTGTCACGGGTTCTCATGGGAACCGAGAGGATGAGTCACAAAGGGAAAGTGCCCAGCATAATGTCCAGCAAAATGTCCAGGAAAGCGTCCCCAAAACTGCCCAGCAAAATGTCCAGAAAAATACCCAGGAAAAAGTCGCGAGAAGTCCAAATTTCCACATTCTTTCTGCATCCGATCGTCTTAAGTCATTCATAAAACATAAAAGTGACGATCTGTTGAAAAGAAGGACTGGTACCAAAACGAATCCTGTGGAGCAAAACGTAAAAGCGTATGTACAGATGGAACCTGAGGACTTCTCGTCCACTTCAGCGAACTTTTCCTCCCATCGGAAGAATGAAACTTCAAGTCTGCACAAAACATGTGGGAGCTTGCCTGCAAACTGTTCCGCTAAATGTACTGTCTCTTCTGGTCCAGAGGGACAACATTCTGACTCCGTTGCGGataaatttcaaaaatgttCACACGACTCTTCCACGTCGGGTccaaaacaagaaaaaagtaTGACGTCCTCGGCTGCGTCGACTGCCACCACCTCAAATCAGGACCTCGACCTTCTGAAAACGAATCCACTTCCGCTGTTGAACATGCCCACTGGTGCCTCCTATAAGTGCTTCCAGTGCGACGAGTACTTCACGGACTTCAGTGCGTATTGCAGCCATTACAAAAGGATGCACGATTCCGACATGCCATATGGAACGCCGATACCAAAAATGGAACAATGCATCGCCCTTGTGAAAGCCATACAGA CTTTACTAGTCGCCACACATAGTGGTTACGTCAGCAGGGACTCCATTCTGAAGGAAGCAGCCAAGGAGATTGGCAGCACGCAGGTGGAGTCGTGGGGCGCTGCGTGCAACCGGGCAGTCAAGGAGGTGTTCCCGTATTCGCAGACCCACCGCAAGGGAAAGTACAAGGA TACCTACTATTTTGGTGTCAAATTTGTCGAGGCTTCAGACACCGCAGAAGACACGGATGAGGAGAAGTCTGTGCCACCTGGTGACAACCTTTGGGGAAATCGACAGCCTAAGAGCTCAGCTAAAGAGTCTTGTGTTGACTGGGAAAAGATTCATAGAGTTCTACCAG ATCTAGTAGCATGGCGTGGGGACGAGGATGCCAAGGTCCCACGGGCCGATTTAATCGCCTTATTACGCTACAGCTTAAAGGAACTCGACACATCCAGCAGCAACTGGGGTTGGCAATGCAACAGGGCCGTCCGCCTCTTCTTTCCCGAGGTTGTGATTGAGCGAAGGGGAAAACATAAACA TACCTACTATCAAGGTCTCTGCTACAAGGAGCCAGCTGCAGTTGAAGCAAAG CTTGCGGACATTTCGAGCAAGTGGAAGGATACTAGTCATGATGAAGTCGACGATGTCTACACTGGTCTTCATTCAAACGAAGAG GTGGACAGCAAGTCGGAAAATTCTGATCCTACAGATTCTGAACTAGTAATGGATGAAGATTATGCTATGAAAGAGGCTGCAGACTCTGAAGCTCATAAATCACTGAAACTGAGGGTATGCCGCGCTGTCGCAAACACCAAAGGACCGCTAACGACTCCTAGGGCAGTGCAGAAAAAGCTCAACAATGTTTCGACAGTGATTGTTACAG CCATGTTGAAAGAGTTGTCTGCGGAGGGCTATGGCACGATACAACAACCTCTACAACCTCGGGGACGCAACAAAGTCGTCTTTTTCAAATCATACCCTGGGACGATGCGGGAGGTGGACTTGCTCTCTGGGACTGGAATCTCTGCTGTAACTTATAAGGAGAACTTTAGGGACTTATCCGATCCTCCGATTCGAGGAATGTATCATCGGCACCCACAGATCGGCCTTATGACGGACTTTATCAATATTTGA